The following DNA comes from Solanum stenotomum isolate F172 chromosome 11, ASM1918654v1, whole genome shotgun sequence.
TCCTACTTATGTCATGTCATTATTTCCATTACCCCCAAAGTTCTGAAGAACCTGGACAAATTAAGGAGGGACTTCCTTTGGCATGGatgcaaaaaaattaaaggttaTAACCTAGTCAAATGGGAGATAACCTTGAAAAGCAAAGACAAAGGAGGTATGGGTATTAGAGATCTAAGGAAACAAAACAATAGTCTTTTGATGAAATCGTTATGGAGGTATAATGAAGAGGGGCAAGCTTTATGGAAGGATGTCATCAGATCCAAGTATGGTGAGTACAATCCTTGGTGCAATAATGTTAGTGTTGATGCCTATGGGGTGGGGGTTTGGAGAACTATCAGAAACTTATGGAAAAAACTTGAAGCTAATACGTA
Coding sequences within:
- the LOC125845940 gene encoding uncharacterized mitochondrial protein AtMg00310-like, which gives rise to MEGSIFVYGRQTHSHQFSAKLPSYLCHVIISITPKVLKNLDKLRRDFLWHGCKKIKGYNLVKWEITLKSKDKGGMGIRDLRKQNNSLLMKSLWRYNEEGQALWKDVIRSKYGEYNPWCNNVSVDAYGVGVWRTIRNLWKKLEANTYIAVGNDRRTKFWTDAWNKQIPLKESFPDLFLLCSNPDANINECWTTQG